The Salmo salar chromosome ssa06, Ssal_v3.1, whole genome shotgun sequence genome window below encodes:
- the slc25a27 gene encoding mitochondrial uncoupling protein 4, whose protein sequence is MGEEKSGVPQWPRVSKFILSACAATVAEMVTFPLDLTKTRLQIQGEAALRQHGSQTAYRGMLGTALGIVREEGPLKLWQGATPAVYRHIVYSGVRMVAYEQLRDVLGRSEDDRFPLWKAAIGGMLAGAVGQFMASPTDLVKVQMQMEGRRRLEGKPPRVHGVYHAFLKIVSEGGIRALWAGWVPNVQRAALVNLGDLTTYDTVKHFLLRNTSLQDTSLCHGLASTCSGLVAATMGTPADVIKTRIMNQPRGPNGRGILYKSSIDCLIQSVKGEGFISLYKGFLPTWMRMAPWSMTFWLSFEQIRKTMGISSF, encoded by the exons ATGGGAGAAGAGAAGTCAGGGGTCCCCCAGTGGCCTCGGGTTTCAAAGTTCATCTTGTCAGCATGTGCAGCTACTGTTGCTGAAATGG TGACATTCCCCCTGGACCTGACCAAGACCAGGCTTCAGATCCAGGGTGAAGCGGCCCTCAGACAGCATGGCTCTCAGACGGCCTACAGAGGGATGCTGGGCACTGCCCTGGGGATTGTACGTGAGGAGGGTCCCCTTAAACTGTGGCAGGGGGCCACACCAGCTGTGTACAGACATATAG TGTACTCAGGAGTGCGGATGGTGGCCTATGAGCAGCTCCGAGATGTCCTTGGCAGGTCTGAAGATGATCGCTTCCCCCTCTG GAAAGCAGCGATCGGGGGCATGTTGGCTGGGGCTGTGGGTCAGTTCATGGCCAGCCCCACCGACCTGGTCAAGGTGCAGATGCAGATGGAGGGGAGACGGAGGCTGGAGGGCAAGCCACCCCG GGTTCATGGAGTGTACCATGCTTTCCTGAAGATTGTCTCTGAGGGGGGGATCCGGGCGCTGTGGGCAGGGTGGGTCCCCAACGTACAGAGGGCTGCTCTGGTCAATCTAGGAG ATCTCACAACATATGATACTGTCAAGCACTTTCTACTGAGAAATACCTCGCTACAAGACACCAGCCTTTGCCATGGGTTAGCAAG CACATGTTCTGGTCTGGTTGCTGCTACCATGGGAACACCAGCAGATGTCATCAAAACCAGAATAATGAACCAGCCCAGAGGTCCAAATGGCAG GGGCATATTGTATAAGTCTTCCATTGACTGCCTGATCCAATCTGTCAAGGGGGAAGGGTTCATATCCCTGTACAAAGGCTTTCTCCCTACTTGGATGAGAATG GCTCCCTGGTCCATGACGTTTTGGCTCTCATTCGAACAAATACGAAAGACAATGGGCATCAGCTCGTTCTGA
- the LOC106607856 gene encoding putative peptidyl-tRNA hydrolase PTRHD1 has translation MAASGTAAPRRLVQYVVVRSDLVHTLAWPLGAVITQACHAAIAAIHLNYNDPDTQEYLAELDSMHKVVLQAVDQASLSSLSETLTEKGIAHKLWIEQPENVPTCLALKPYPKDIVHPLLHKFKLFK, from the exons ATGGCGGCGTCAGGAACCGCAGCCCCCCGTCGTCTTGTCCAGTATGTTGTGGTCCGGTCAGACCTGGTCCATACGTTGGCCTGGCCATTAGGGGCGGTTATAACGCAAGCCTGTCATGCTGCCATCGCTGCCATTCATCTGAACTACAACGACCCAGACACGCAGGAGTACTTGGCAGAACTGGACAGCATGCACAAAGTCGTCCTTCAG GCTGTGGACCAGGCCTCCCTCTCCAGCCTGTCTGAGACGCTGACAGAGAAGGGGATCGCCCACAAGCTGTGGATTGAGCAGCCAGAGAACGTCCCCACCTGCCTCGCCCTGAAGCCTTACCCCAAAGACATTGTACATCCTCTGCTGCACAAGTTCAAACTGTTCAAATGA
- the LOC106607854 gene encoding uncharacterized protein, translating to MQNIQEASKVMCVSILKHLTRPEEKMPLSEPRPDLKTIYSDYVTLARNIPRGSHQDLEKLIRGEEIPYMLPGGTFVRHQFQNTCVLSSLLAGIHITATRFSKVKDYFMTDNTVGAVITFLDNKMYNEAMGLWLINLDLRSVGRKKYFSQNKYLDCRGYVEDFLANFDDLTTVKCEDDNNDYDMSPSASVYNGTLSNFKIYGHVYILDTVIDPKLILVKMRGRMGNGCIPPYVITDDFSRKYELQFLLLGLITAEIKHMVLCVKQEGGRWMLYDNSGTPQFQDFNMEIEMKKYVPYLAAYVNLNSAYPEEQVQESEQVNDLLLPVVVTVNNYRSTSLSPFRQPVEETTIYTRPTCQQQ from the exons ATGCAAAACATACAGGAAGCTAGTAAAGTGATGTGTGTGTCCATTTTGAAACACTTGACGAGACCTGAAGAGAAGATGCCGTTATCTGAACCAAG ACCTGACCTTAAGACTATATATAGCGACTATGTCACATTGG CTCGGAACATCCCTCGAGG GTCTCACCAAGACTTGGAGAAGCTAATCAGAGGAGAGGAAATCCCTTACATGCTGCCAGGAGGAACATTTGTCAGACACCAATTCCAAAACACCTGTGTTCTGAGCAGTCTATTGGCCGGAATACATATAACAGCAACAAGATTTAGCAAAGTCAAAGATTATTTTATGACAGACAACACAGTCGGTGCAGTCATAACTTTTCTCGATAACAAAATGTATAATGAGGCGATGGGTCTTTGGCTTATTAATTTAGATTTGCGTAGTGTTGGAAGAAAAAAATACTTTTCCCAAAACAAATATCTAGATTGTAGAGGCTATGTCGAAGACTTCCTAGCAAATTTTGATGACCTGACAACTGTCAAATGTGAAGACGACAACAACGATTACGATATGAGCCCCTCAGCTAGCGTTTACAATGGAACACTGAG CAATTTTAAGATATATGGTCACGTTTACATCCTGGACACCGTAATTGACCCTAAACTCATCCTGGTGAAAATGCGTGGCCGAATGGGAAACGGATGTATTCCTCCTTATGTCATCACGGATGACTTTTCAAG GAAGTACGAGCTTCAGTTCCTTTTGCTGGGTTTGATCACAGCAGAGATCAAACACATGGTGCTGTGTGTTAAACAAGAAGGAGGGCGATGGATGCTGTATGATAACTCGGGAACGCCCCAATTCCAGGACTTCAACATGGAGATAGAAATGAAGAAATACGTTCCTTACCTCGCTGCCTACGTGAATTTGAACAGTGCATATCCAGAGGAACAAGTGCAAGAATCAGAGCAAG TAAATGACCTCCTCCTGCCAGTGGTTGTAACAGTCAACAACTACCGATCAACATCCCTGTCCCCATTCAGACAGCCGGTGGAAGAAACAACCATCTACACACGCCCAACCTGTCAGCAGCAATGA